A window of the Helianthus annuus cultivar XRQ/B chromosome 4, HanXRQr2.0-SUNRISE, whole genome shotgun sequence genome harbors these coding sequences:
- the LOC110936371 gene encoding flowering time control protein FCA — MDQHSNSPWSYDNSAPPPYHDGGPFNHGGHYNHHRRYQNNNYQDAGGEPCDSFGYSNGTAFSGRKRPFSQSVHGPPEFFDGGKCNKLYVSSVPREVTEEDIRSLFGEHGTITEVVLFKQLKNLQQHDCCFVKYATIEDASQAIKALNYQYTFPGSLRPIEVKYATKKPERPAPGFLKTYENKLLKGGLESQVFVGFLSKHASKAEIAEIFSPYGYVEDVYIVYDEQRRARGTGFITFSDKAMAADAINGLNGKYVMKGCDQPLAVRFAEPRKPRVWENRYPPYFNDPVAQTSLPNSSQMSSVSSACSGPTCMEMEDLPDCEWSEHICPDGNAYYYNCVTCESLWEKPEEYSYYEQQLENCNQQSNPTWVS; from the exons ATGGATCAACACAGCAATTCTCCTTGGTCCTACGACAACTCCGCCCCTCCGCCCTACCACGACGGCGGCCCCTTCAATCACGGCGGCCACTACAATCACCACCGTAGATACCAAAACAACAACTACCAAGACGCCGGTGGTGAACCATGCGACTCATTTGGATACTCCAATGGCACTGCATTTTCGGGACGAAAGAGACCGTTCTCACAGTCTGTTCACGGACCTCCTG AATTCTTTGATGGTGGCAAGTGTAACAAGCTTTATGTTTCTAGTGTTCCAAGAGAAGTCACAGAAGAAGAT ATCCGTTCCTTATTTGGTGAACATGGAACCATCACCGAAGTTGTTCTTTTCAAGCAATTAAAAAATCTCCAACAGCATG ACTGCTGTTTTGTTAAATATGCAACGATAGAGGATGCTTCACAAGCTATAAAAGCTTTAAATTATCAATATACTTTTCCTGGA AGTTTGCGTCCCATTGAAGTTAAATATGCCACAAAGAAACCAGAACGTCCAGCTCCAG GTTTTTTGAAGACATATGAAAACAAGTTGTTGAAGGGCGGCCTTGAATCTCAAGTTTTTGTTGGTTTCTTGAGCAAGCATGCATCAAAAGCCGAAATTGCAGAA ATATTTTCCCCTTATGGTTATGTTGAAGATGTTTATATAGTTTACGATGAACAGAGGCGGGCCCGAG GAACGGGATTCATCACGTTCTCTGATAAAGCTATGGCAGCTGATGCAATTAACGGTCTGAATGGAAAATACGTGATGAAA gGCTGTGATCAGCCGTTGGCTGTCCGGTTTGCAGAACCAAGGAAGCCAAGAGTTTGGGAAAACAG ATATCCACCTTACTTCAATGACCCAGTGGCTCAAACCTCGCTACCTAATAGTTCACAGATG TCATCAGTTTCTAGCGCTTGTTCTGGGCcgacatgtatggaaatggaaGATCTACCTGATTGTGAATGGAGTGAGCATATATGTCCAGATGGCAATGCATACTACTATAATTGTGTAACATGTGAAAGCCTG TGGGAGAAACCTGAGGAATACAGCTACTATGAGCAACAACTTGAGAATTGCAATCAGCAGTCTAATCCTACATGGGTATCATGA